The Microtus ochrogaster isolate Prairie Vole_2 chromosome 22, MicOch1.0, whole genome shotgun sequence nucleotide sequence TCGAAGCTCCGAGGGCAGGTGAAGGCCACCGGCTACCCACAGACGGAAGGCTTGCTGGGGGATTGCATGCTCAAGTATGGCAAGGAGCTTGGAGAAGAATCTGCTTTCGGTGGGTACCCCAGCTCGGCTGGTGCAGTGGAAACACCTGGTGTATCCTTGCAATGTAATAGTTTTTAGATACTACCAGAATAGTGTATTCAttatggggtggggggggtgttgAGAAAGCATAGGTAAGGAAAATGCtagtatctgtaatcccaactccATGTGTAGGTTTAGGTAAACTGTTAGATAGCCTTTGCATCTCTTGTTCATCCTcatgtattttaaagattaaaacacagtattatacacacacacacacacacacacacacacatatatgcatacatatctcCTAGATCTCCTCTCTCTGTTTACTTTAATGGCCCTTCTCCGCCAGCATGATATGGCATAGTCTTTTTGATCCCCCCTCTCCTCTGgttcttctccatccttccctggAATGTGCTTTCCAGCATGCATTTTGTTACTGTCTTTACCCTTCCCACTCGAGATCTCTTTGTCCCCTCTATGGTTCCTTTTTTTGACCACCAACccatccccttctttctctctactcacacacaacacacgtctataataaaacaaataaaaacctaggATCtgcatatttgtctttttgaatcTAATTTCCATGGATATATTTTCCAGCACCACCATTTTCCCCCACAAATTTAATCATTTTCCTTTCCAGCTTGATAGAATTCcattgtgtgtgcacaccacattTTCTCCGTCCATCCATCTGGAGagactgcttttgttttgttttgcttggggACGAGATCTCATCTtgcatccctggctggcctgcaacccccaccagggtgacctcaaactctgcACTTTCTTTTGATGCACACTTCTTTGCTTGCGTTCTCATTCCCAAGCTCTGAAAATCCTGCAGATAGGggagaatctgtgtgtgtgtgtgtgtgtgtgtgtgtgtgtgtgtgtgtgtgagtgtgtgcgtgtgcatgtgtactgtAGGGCAGAGATAAACTTCTGGCATCATTTCTCAGGAGCTGCCACCATGTTTTGAGATACGATCTCACTGGAAGTGGACTTGCCAACTGTTAGCCTAGGTTGACTGGCCAGGAGTCCCAGGGACCCTTTtatctccacctctctagtgctgtgtaaatgtggcttttgttttatttcaaggtTCTTTGGAAATAAGGTGCCTTATTTTTCTCACCGTGAAGGTGAGACCCTGGGCTAGAAGGATACTGTCGTTGTGCCCCTGGTCACTATGACAGGCCCTGTGACAACCCAATGAGCTAGCCACTGGGACTTCCGTGAAGGGAGAGGGCTGATTTCATCAGGGCTCTGGGACAGGTGGACGGTTGCTGTCCCCAGGGAGAGTCTGGTCTGCGGAGGCTCTTTCCTTTGGGCCTTTTGCTTGGGGCCCCACGCCAGACCCTTGTAAAGTACAGGAACGAGGGCGTGCTGTGCTAGTGAACAGCGCTGCTCTTGgtgtggagggggaggaagatTGTGAACCCAGGATGGCCAATGCTCAGGACCCCAGCATGTGCGCATGCGCATGCGCGCCCGGTCgcgtgtggaggctggaggtcttCATCAGTATCTTTCCACTCTATAttttggggcatggtctctcactgaacttggagcttgttGATTGCTATGGTGGCCAGTCAGCCAGCACTAGGGgtcctgctgtctccacctccccagcactggattaCAAGTGCCCCTTGCCGGCCTGGCTCTTTGTATtattacatgggttctggggatcaaacccgaGTCCTCAAGTGTgcgcagcaagtactttaccgaGGGACATCTCCACAGTCCCCCAAAAGAGGCATATTTCAAATGCTTCTGTCATAGTCAATACCTGGGCTCTGGTGACAATGAATGTCAGGGTCACACAGCTGGACAGGAAGGAGAGTATCCAAGTGAGGAAGAGACTTCCTTCCTCCGTGTAGGAATGACCCGGAATCAAATTCTAGACAGCTCAGTTCAGAACACCCGCCCCCTCCGAGCTGCAGTGGCACTCAGTGGGTTGGACGGGCATCCTGGCCAACCTTAATCTCCAGAGATGGTTGCCGCTTCTAACTGGCAAGAACCCAGCTACgagtttacttaaaaaaaaaaaaatgaggcggGGCAGCCACTGCTCTCCCTGTCTTACACATGAGTGAATTGTCCATGTTCTTGACTGATTCAAAGGTCAGGCTTGAGCAGAGCCCTTCCGGCAGAGAGAACCCACTAAAGATGCTGTCCACATCCAGGAAATATTCCTTTCCAGAGCATGCTGGTCCCTCTGGTCCACAGGGCATCCCTGACACCTGAGAGCTTAGGGAGGTTTCCAGAACGTTAGAACTGTCTGCAGGGAGTGATACTCTACTGCTCCTGAAGCACATGAGTGAGACCTTATTTCCACTGTAATCTGTATTGGTTAAACATGTATCCCTATGAATGAATCTCTTCACTGTTTACAAAGAGATTTTATCCCTGAACTCTAAGGAACCCCTGGTGCCATTTTCCAGACCCTATTTTCCACAAAAGACCTTTATCTCCATCTAGTGGCCAAAGGGGGAAGTGCTTTGGTCTACCAGCTCTCTTTGAATGGGAGGCGAGAGcacagaagggaggggaacacaagCGGAAAACAGGcaaactttctcctttttcctattCTCTCTGAATCGGGAAGTAGAGGCCTTAGAGCCAAGCCTCGTTGTACCACAATCCTCAGGTCTTGGAGAAAGAATTAGCATCACCGTTAACCTAGAGTATTATTCTGAAAGGAAGCTCTGCTCTTTTGTTCAAGGCAATGCACTGATAGAAGTTGGTGAATCCATGAAACTCATGGCTGAGGTGAAAGATTCTCTGGATATTAATGTGAAGCAAACGTTTATTGACCCCCTGCAGCTACTGCAAGACAAAGATTTAAAAGAGATCGGGGTAAGTCTTCTCCTCTGTCCTTGCCAGGTGACACTCTGACTTAAACCCATGACAAAGCTTCTGCACGGGGGTTTAGCCAGCATACGGTCTCACCCGAGGGCTGAGACCTGGGCTTGTTAGACGGCTCCCTGGGATCCATCGTCTCAGGGCTTCATCCCTTTTTCAGCCATCCACATGCCAGACGCAGCACAAAGACTCCATTCTCTGGGCTGTGGTTTTCATTGCTAATATCACACCCTATCCGTTGTGCGCTTGGCTCCATTGCACTTGCGGCCATTACTTTCCATTCTTTCTCAAGGAAATCATTATCTAGGAACTGAACGTTTCATCTGGAGACCGGCAAGAGATGGTTGTCCAGAGTGTCCCTGGGAACTTCCAGGTCATGTTCAggctggctgcttttgcagatgtGCAATGACTCCAAGCAATCTGGGAGGCCAGACTTCTGCTCTGAAGGCCCAGGCGCCCTCTTGTGGTGCTGTAGAGAATAACTGCCTGCCTTCCATCTTGATAGACAGGCCTCCCTTCAGCGGCAGCATCATTTGAACCGTGggtctgtcttcctctccttaGGCCCGGAGAGTCTTAACAGGGTAGCCACAGAGACCGGCTAGTTAGTGAGACACAGATGGAGCATGTGCCCTTCGGGAGCACATGAATGTgcagaggcaggacagccagCAGTTGCTAACGGCGGAGAGGCAAGAGCAGGGAGACCCTGAGGAGGGCACATCCTCAGCATGGCTGGGGAGGGAAGGCTTCCGAGGAGCCGTCCAGGCACCCTGGGCTGGGTAAATAGGCAGCACATCTTGCTGAAGGGTCAGAGCTCTGATGGCCAGGAGGCCAGGGCACAGGGCAAAAACCAGGGGACCATGGTGGGGAGGCTGGAGTCCTGGGGAGCCTCAGATGCCTTTATCTGCAGTTAGAGAGTCATTCTAAGAGGAAAAGGCATGAGGCAAGGATCCAGGAAGACTGAATGAGACATAAAAACTGGTTTTATTGGTACCCCCTCCTTATTTGGACACCCCAATCCGCTCACCTGCGTTACCCCCTCTATCCCAAGGAAAGCAGGTCCCCATTTCTGTGACAACCCAGTCCCCACTGGGCCCCAGGTCTGTCCATCTTACCCCATCAAGACCTATTATCCTGTCTTgctgtgtcttccttcttccGTTTCTGTTGGCTTCTGCCTGGTGGCGCTTAAACATGTCACTACAGCATGCTACACTCTGGCCCGTCTCTAGCTCTTAGCTAAAGGGATCTTCCTAAGATCCAAGCTCTCAGGAGCTGACCCTGGCCTTGTGTGAAGATCTAGTCCCTCCCCTTCATCTGCCCCTGGGCCTCTGTGGCCTTTTtactccccctctcctctctgaccTCCGTCCATCCTCCTGGAGCCACCGCCTGTCCCCAGGTGACAGTTGGTTTTGCTCTTACTATTGCTCTTTTTCTCACTTGAGCTTCTCTGATCTCAGCTTTGATGCTGTCTCTCCTGGGTAGCTCTCTGTTCCCTCTCAAGACTCTAATGCACTCCTGGGCCTCTGGGCCACGAGCGAGGTTGTCCATCTCTTTGTCTCACTGGGCAGTCAGTACCTTGCGGAGAGGAGCTATGTTTTGCCCTGCGTTGGCACCATGAGAAATGGCATGCAGGTTGTGAGAATAGCAAACGTCTTTCCTAAACACAGACTCTTGCCCAGAGATTCCGCCTCCACGGAACAGTACTAAATGTCGTATGGAGAGGTCCactggctgctgctgctctggcGTGTGGCCGGGTCAGCAGGGGTACAGCTGAGTTGTGAGAAATGGTGCGAAACACACTCGCTCTTAGCTGTTGTCGTGTGGGGCACACTCACTCTCAGCTGTTGTCATGTGGGGCACACTCGCTCTTAGCTGTTGTNNNNNNNNNNNNNNNNNNNNNNNNNNNNNNNNNNNNNNNNNNNNNNNNNNNNNNNNNNNNNNNNNNNNNNNNNNNNNNNNNNNNNNNNNNNNNNNNNNNNNNNNNNNNNNNNNNNNNNNNNNNNNNNNNNNNNNNNNNNNNNNNNNNNNNNNNNNNNNNNNNNNNNNNNNNNNNNNNNNNNNNNNNNNNNNTGTGGGGCACACTCGCTCTTAGCTGTTGTCGTGTGGGGCACACTCGCTCTTAGCTGTTGTTGATGGGCGGCAGAAAAGATTGTCTGTCTCCTCCATTTCTGAGGTGGCCTGTGACTGTCGCCCCTCTGCATTCGCTGACAGTGTTTTATGTGTCATATTCTATAATTGTTGGGAACTCTAGGAGGCTTCATGGACATCCTAGTGGACACCAGACACATGTGTTTTTATAGTCCGCCTCTTAGCAAGGAATGAATGGAAATGCCTTTACTTTTGTAGAGTTAGTGTGGTCGGAAGCTGCCTGTGCGTGAACAGAACTGGGTGAGGAGGCCCTTGTGGAGGCCCTTGGAAATGGTTAGCCGAGTGAGGGTACTGCATCCTTCCTTAGGTTCCacaaaattctctttctctcacccacCTGTCTGTCCGCCTGTCCGTGCCTGTTATGTAAATGTAAATGAGCGCTTGGCCCCATGGAAAACCTTCAGCAGGAACCACggtgggcagagcaagcagaagGGTGTGATGGTGTCTTACGTAGAGAAGGGATGGGGCAGAGGTGTaggaagtcccacccctagctgagggcTGTCAATCAATGGCTTCCAAGGGAGGAAGAGTGATTCTTCAGGGACGCTCCAGCAGATGGTTCCAAAACTGAATGGTCTTCATGGTCTTGGAAAAAGAGCACATGAAGTTGGGGAGGGAAAGTGGAGGGGGGGCGGAGTGGGGGCGACGttaaaggggagagaagggggcgTGGCTTTGAGGACCGCGCGAACACAAGGGTGAGATTCTCAGACAGCGGAAGGTGGAGTTTAGGCTGGGAAGTACTGTAGACGGCAGGAATATGGCGCGCACACGCGGCCGCCCGTCACGGTGTGAGTGTCCACagggattttctttctctttccagcacCACCTGAGGAAACTGGAAGGCCGCCGCCTGGATTATGATTATAAAAAGAGGCGAGTAGGTAAGATACCCGAGGAAGAAATCAGACAAGCGATAGAAAAGTTTGAAGAGTCAAAGGAGCTGGCCGAGAGaagcatgtttaattttttagagAATGATGTAAGTATTTAAAGCAGACAGAAGCTGTTAGTGTGCATGAGTAAACCATCGCTGTGTGAGCATGACTGGCGTGTGGAGAGACTCTAAGACTGTAATTATGGAGACACTCTAGAATGTTCTGTAGCTCTCACCTCCTGCCGTAGAGTAGAGATAGTCAACAACCCTGACTGAAGCCCCCCGGGGAGACTTGCTTATCTCTGGGGGTGGCCTTGCCCCAGAAGATGCCCAGGAGACCAGCCTTTGCGTGTAAGGCCCCATCATTTGTGGTTTGGAGCTGAGGTTGACAGATGCTCTCTGGGACAGATGTTTGGGGTGAAGATCTCTGAGGCTTTTACCCTTCAGAGTTAACACCAGGATAGAGAAGCCTGGCCGACATGTTTGGTGCTTGTGAACTTGGAGGCCGTGAGGGTCTAGGGCCACACCCTCCAGAGGCAACAGCACTGTGGTGGACGGTTTCTTGTCACCAGTAGTAAAGTGGAACCGAACTAAAGGGACAGGAAGTCCTAGCCACAGGCTGGGACCTCCCTTTTCTGCCTTGCTTACCAGGCATCGCTGGGTGGTTCTACCCCAGCCTCTCCCCTAAATCCCCATCCTCAGACCGGTCCAGCATCGACACTGAATGCAAACGAGGACATTATTGTTCCAAGGTATGGGTGAGGAGAAGGTTTTATAGTAAATCTGATaagtacagccagaggcatctggaagagtccagattGAATTGGATCATGAGGAGGGGTCAGTGagccagaaaggaagagaagagaagagaagagaagagaagagaagagggaagaaaagaagaggagaagaggagaaaagagaggaagaccaAGAGAGCTCGTGGCCAAAATGGCTGGGTGTTGTAGgaaagaggagctggggaagggaggcaaagccctgggctggagagcttcggggtaggggtgaggggagcagagcagagaggagccaggaTGGCAGCAGCTTGGCTGCTGAGGGAGCCCTTTCAATGCTGAGGGAGCCTGAGGCTAGCTTGTACTTTGTATGTCTATAGGCACCGCAGCTGTTTGGGGCAACAGTCACGAGCTGAGATACTAGCTTCGAACACATTCGAAACTGCCCACCAGTGTAGGAAAGCAGGATTTGATTTATTCCCATGTTGTGCTTACAGTGGTTTTATTAAAGGCCCACTAAGTCTTCAGTCAGGTCAAATAAAAAGACGTAAGGAAGGCCTTTCACCCAGGGGAAGGCAAGGGAGAGGGATGCACAAAACCGAGAGCTCATTAAATCCCGGGAAGAATTCTCCCCGCTCTAGAGAACAGTCTGGAATTTCTCTTGTCCATCAACCTGCTGATGCCTGGGAGGTGTTCTCCCTTGTGTTTTGCCTTCAAATCTGTTCATCTTTTGTAccttctggggtgtgtgtgtgtgaagcacgTGAAAGAGTTTGGTTTTTCTCCCTCTGGCATTGCCCTAAGCTCTGGGCATATTTGTTCTGTCTGGTTGCCTCTCGCTGTCCTTTAAGTCTGCAAATGGCAGGCTTAGTTCAAAGTGGGCACAAAGCAGACTGCTGTTACTACTGACAGATCATGGCGGTCTTCCGTGAGCATGCAGCTCCAGCGTCACAAGGAGGCAGCGCTGTTTCCTTAGCAGAGTCTGCTGTGGTCATGTCAGGCTGTGGCGCGGGCCTTATTCAAACATGTTCTTAAAAGCCAAGGAGATGAAATTTAAGAGATGCTTAGGATTTGCAGGGGCCtggctgtctttgttttgtttattgtgtttttggAAATGGAAGGCGGCTGTCGCCTTTCTAGCCACAGAGCATGGCAAAGTATATGCCatgtcaaggccagcctaagtcACATGCCCATGGCATTCTTGGCATAGTGGGATCCATGTAGACTGTAAACGCACAGTAAACCCAGGTTCAGAATGAGTGGGCGACCATAGTAAAGGGTGGGCAGCTGAAAGAGCTGTCAGCGGTACGTGAAAGCAACATGGATCTGTGGAAGCCAGCGAGCCCTCGGGTGGCTGTGCCAGGAGAGAAGAGATGGCAGACGAGGATACAGCCAGGTCGTGCCCAGAGCTGGTTAGAATGCTGTATAAGAAAACGCTCTTTAGCCAGTCCTGGGACACATGGTTTTGATTTGTATCTCTGTCCAGATGTGGAGCTACAGAAGAGTTGGGCTGGGAGTGTGGTGGAGAGTCACCTCAGTCCTCTGGGCCTTGCTATAGAAGGTTCTAGAACTAAAAAATCCTTACTCGTTGCAGTGATTATTCAACCCCGCTGATAAACAGGAAAGCCACCTCTGCAGCTCTTTGGGGCTTGTTAGTTTGTGGGCAAGAGGAATGGTGGACTCTCCACAGCCCATCACTTTCTGCTGTATGTTTCAGGGAAGATGCTTTGCTGGGTGGTGACAGAGACACAGGGGACAAACAGTCCCTGCCCTGGAGCAGGTCTGGCTGACCTGACACCCCTGCTGTCTCTGATCGTGACTTCATTGGCTTTGCTTCTTGGTCTGGCTTAACTAGAAAGCACATAGAGACATTTCTCTAAGAAAATTGATTTATCAAGCATTGGCTTCATTTACAGTTGGGTGAGCTTTCTCTCACTGTGgtggtgtgaaagaaaatggctcactgttgggaggtgtgactttgctggggtaggtgtggccttgttgaaggaaacgTTCCACAgtagaggtggactttgaggtttcacacatgctcaagccatacccaatgtctcagaccacttcctgttgcctatgagtCAAGttgtaaggactctcagctcctcctccagcaccattctgcatgctgccttgcttcctgtcatgaagataatgggctaaacctctgagctgtaagtgagccaccacgatcactttcctttataagagttgttgtggccatggggtcttttcacagcaatagaaaccccaactaagatgCCCGCCATCTTCAAATCCATGATTTCTAGAGCATTAAAACAATATATAAGAATATCATCATCCTATAACTGTAAGAGTGTTTAGTGGATTTACAGCAGATTAATAGCCACAAATCAATTTGACAGTATTTTTTCCAGCCCCTCCAGCCCTATTTGTGAACCTTGTCATGATTGTAGGGCCCTGAGATGGGATGAGCTGGACTGGACCAGGGCTGAGGCAGCTGCCACGCTGCCCGGCAGAGCTGGGCTGCTGTCACAGGCTTCCGGTTTGCTCTGGATGTCCCGAGGGCTCTGGCCAAAAAGGAGTAACTTTGCACTTCTGCCACAGGTAGAGCAAGTGAGCCAGCTGGCCGTGTTTGTAGAGGCAGCGTTAGACTATCACAAGCAgtccacagagatcctccaggaGCTGCAGAACAAGCTAGAGTTGCGGTAAGCACCTTCGCCTCGCCTAGGCAGGGGGCTGCAGAGTGCAGCCAGCACCTGTCCTCCAGTCCCTCCCGCCCTCTGTTTGGAATTCTCTCTAGCTGACCTTCAGGGTGGGCATGAGACGAGGCTGAGATAATGAATATGTAGCTTGGGATAAGAGGGCAGAACTGGGGGAAGGGCTggaattgcttttctcctttttactcaTATCCCCACCCCTTTTCTTGTGACTCATGTGTAGAGCATACAAGCACGGTGGCCTGAGAGGTGACTCCCGTGGCTTCTTTGCTGACTTGCCAAAGGGTTCACTCTCTGTCTGCCTGTTGAGGAGTGGAGTACAGGCTCCATCCCCAACATCTAGGGCTATGGAAAGAGCCAGGTGACACTCAGAACCCTGGAAAGCCCATGAAAAATGTGATCGGGCTATAATACCTGGCTGATTCTGGACACCGAAAGAGTCAGTGGTAGCTTCTGAATGATAAAGAAACTCTGTTCCCTGCCTTGGGACTTTCACAGTCAATACGCCCCCTACTTTCTGCAAATCAGTAATATTATTTAGAGTTTGCACAGCAACCCCATTGATCAAATTATTGGGCTAAACCTATGCTACGTTTTGACTAGGCTTTTAACAAAACATGATTTTACACAGGATTATAGTAATGAAGAAATTCAGCGAGATTTTTGCTTCAATCGGTGCTGTTGTTACAGAGGGGAGCTTTCCTGACGCATCCACTTCTGTAGACAGATGGCCTTCTTCAGGGTGTCAGAGAGGACAGAAGGCAGCTAGCCTAGGGCAGTGTCCGCTTGCTAAACCTCAGGGACATTATGAGGACGTTCTTCCAGATGAATGTCAACCAGAGACTAGAGTACAGACTGAAAGATCTGCACACGGTTGTGTCCCTGACACGCCGGGCTCTCAGAGGTCGGGGTACACAATCCCACTGGGTCTGGTGGTCCTCAAGAAAAGCTAAGGCCTGTGGACTAGGGAGTCTCTGCTGTCTGGGACGAAGGTCTGACTTGGCCTCCCATGTGTGTTGCAGTATAACGTATGCCTCCAAACTCCCCAGGCGAGATTACGTGCCAAAGCCTGTGAGCACGAGCCCCAGTGACATCAATGGAGTCTCCACCAGCACTTCCTCAAAGATATCAGGTAAGTCAGCCCTCCGGAGCGTGCCAAACAGGGTCTCCAGTTAGGCGTGCTCAGTCTTGTGTTTCCGAGGCCCTTGGTGGGAATGCGCTGAGAAACGGGTGGACTTTTCCTTGGCTGACTGACGAGTCCTCCTTCCCCAGTTCCAGTGGTCACGTGTTCAGAGTTTGAAACCCAGCACCGGGAAGAATTATTGTTGTACTTTTATGTACTAATGCCTTCTAGTGTGGCCGTTAGACAGCCCCTTGACCAAAGTCCCATAGCTGCTATGGTATCCTCTCCGTTTAAAGCTCATCACCTTCAAAATAGCTTCTCAATTGTTAGGAAGGTTTGGTTAGCATTCTCTGAGCACCTGAGATGTGCCAGACACCACCTCAAGTACTGTACGGTTAGATTTTAAGTAGGATCTGGGGTAAAACAAACCAGGAAAAACTCAAATAATGTCTATTTTCCAATAGTCTCTCTATGATTTCCATCCGCATCAGGTCTCTTTCCCTAGACTTAGCCTCTCCTAAGGACTGAGTATGCTATTGTCCTACCTGTGGCTGGCACATTTTACATATAACAGAGTCTTAATGTTTTGTTTGGTaaatacagaacaaaagcaaCTGTATTGTTTTACAGTTTTGTTTCCAAAATGCATTGCTTTCTTGTAATTATTTCCATCTTGTTCATAGGCCTCTCCCACTGGGTTTAGCAACTTCATGCTTTTGCATGGCCCCTATTAACTATGACAGTGACCACGCTAACTCCCTTAGGTCGGTGAGGCAGTAAGGGTTGGCAGCAGGGATGTGCCTACCTCTGGATCTTCAGCACTCTTGAAAGATGGCTTTCCTAGCATCTGACTCTCAGCCCCCGCTCTTTCCTGATATCTTTTCTCACAGTCTCGGTGATTCTCAGCCTCGTATGCTAACTCTCTGGCTTCAACAGGGGTACCTAACATGCACGCACATCTTAGTTCTCCCCATCTTCTGTTTTAGGGTTCCTGGTGTGTAGTCTGCCTCCAAGGTTGTCTCATATAAAACTTAGACCAAATGCTTTGCTGTGACCTCATTGGCGTCACGGGCTCTCAAACCTCTTACATACGCGTTCTCTCCATTGCTGCCTTCTGAGTCATTGTCTCTGGTGGCAGGTTTTATTGTGCCAATGCCTGGCTTCTGGAAACCGTTTCTACACTGAGCTAATAGTAGCCACCTCTCCCAAGAGACTCAAGTAATGGATAGAAATCTAGGTGCAGAGTTTCTCCTTAAAGAGCTGAGCCTAAGTGACTCACATCACCTGCCTTCCATCCCGCTGGCCAGGGCTTAGTCACATGACACATTCAGCTGGAGAACCAGATCTTACCCATAGTTCTATCAccatggaagaggaaggggtgggTAGGCAGCCTGCAGCTTCCATATGCACACCCTAGGAAGTTCCCAGAAGAAAGCGTCTGCTCTGGTTCTCATGGCCTTCTGTTGGGCGTTGCAGACTCCATTTCTGTTCAAATGTGTCACTTGGGCGCAATCTCACAAGCGCTGTGGAGTCATACATTAGAATGGCTGAGGTGTGGGCAGACATTTGGTGGAGGGACAGACAGTACATATGTTAGATGTATGGTCTCTGCAGGGCCGTGTGGTCTCCGTAACAACTACCGAACTTTATTGTTTTGTCATCGAGCATGTCCATGGAGGAGTGAACGAGAGTAACCGGCTTTCACGCTGTTCGGCTTCCAGCCCAGTTTGCCAACCCCTGACACGACTCATGGGAAATTACTGTAGCTCTGGCTTTAAAGCGTCTGGGTGCTTCGCTGGCTTCACGCTTCGAAACACACCCTAAAGAAATAACTTAATCCCCGAATATTCTTGTATACCTGGTAAATAATCTCCGAGAAGTGGTATGTGGAAACAATCTGGTGGCTAGTTACTTATTTGTGGACATTTTGTCGATAGTTGGATAGGATAAATAGGTGTTGGCAGATTAAGTGAGATACTATGCATCTCGTGGTGTGTGGGTTATACAGAATCACGGGCAGGTGTGGAGTTCAGAAAGTTAAGTGGATCCCATGACTGCATGGCCGGAAGCACAGCTGCATTAGGCTACGCGAAGCTGTGGACAATGTTTATCTGTTTTGAAGCtatctttaaaattgtatttcagCAGCACATATTTGAGTGAATGCAAACCTCCTGTTGAGAAAGTCGGTGGCTCTGAAGAAGCCATTCAAACATGGCTGCTTTAAGGAAATCGTGCACCCTGTGTAAACATCACGCTTTCTCTGGCTGCTGGGAAGCTCACTGCCCTTTGTGCTGTCTGCTGGGTAACCTGCATCCTGCTTTGCTGGGCTGCTCACTGTGTGTCTGTTGCCCTAGGACCAGGCTTTAGTAGTGCCCGCCGCCCTGTCTCAGAACTCTGGTTGTTTGGATGAAATGTACAGGTTTTGTACATTTTAAGATTTGCTGATTTCTGGCCTGaagccaatcttttttttttaaagatttatttatttattatgtatatagtgttctgtttgtctgtatgcttgctggccagaagacctcattacagatggttgtgagccaccatgtggttgctgggtattgaactcaggacctctggaagagcagtcagtgctcttaacctct carries:
- the Sh3gl3 gene encoding endophilin-A3 isoform X2; its protein translation is MSVAGLKKQFHKASQLFSEKISGAEGTKLDEEFLDMEKKVDITSKAVAEILSKATEYLQPNPAYRAKLGMLNTVSKLRGQVKATGYPQTEGLLGDCMLKYGKELGEESAFGNALIEVGESMKLMAEVKDSLDINVKQTFIDPLQLLQDKDLKEIGHHLRKLEGRRLDYDYKKRRVGKIPEEEIRQAIEKFEESKELAERSMFNFLENDVEQVSQLAVFVEAALDYHKQSTEILQELQNKLELRITYASKLPRRDYVPKPVSTSPSDINGVSTSTSSKISGTHIPADQPCCRGLYDFEPENQGELGFKEGDVITLTNQIDENWYEGMLRGESGFFPINYVEVIVPLPR
- the Sh3gl3 gene encoding endophilin-A3 isoform X1 → MSAGRRVTRTTTQIGLPPAQLFSEKISGAEGTKLDEEFLDMEKKVDITSKAVAEILSKATEYLQPNPAYRAKLGMLNTVSKLRGQVKATGYPQTEGLLGDCMLKYGKELGEESAFGNALIEVGESMKLMAEVKDSLDINVKQTFIDPLQLLQDKDLKEIGHHLRKLEGRRLDYDYKKRRVGKIPEEEIRQAIEKFEESKELAERSMFNFLENDVEQVSQLAVFVEAALDYHKQSTEILQELQNKLELRITYASKLPRRDYVPKPVSTSPSDINGVSTSTSSKISGTHIPADQPCCRGLYDFEPENQGELGFKEGDVITLTNQIDENWYEGMLRGESGFFPINYVEVIVPLPR
- the Sh3gl3 gene encoding endophilin-A3 isoform X3, which produces MLNTVSKLRGQVKATGYPQTEGLLGDCMLKYGKELGEESAFGNALIEVGESMKLMAEVKDSLDINVKQTFIDPLQLLQDKDLKEIGHHLRKLEGRRLDYDYKKRRVGKIPEEEIRQAIEKFEESKELAERSMFNFLENDVEQVSQLAVFVEAALDYHKQSTEILQELQNKLELRITYASKLPRRDYVPKPVSTSPSDINGVSTSTSSKISGTHIPADQPCCRGLYDFEPENQGELGFKEGDVITLTNQIDENWYEGMLRGESGFFPINYVEVIVPLPR